One genomic region from Granulicatella adiacens ATCC 49175 encodes:
- the atpB gene encoding F0F1 ATP synthase subunit A, with protein sequence MEATPKVIEIFGVSFSVPILISCGVSVILIALFTILSARKVSMKPGKLQNALEALMEFTKGIVNNAVDEKTGQTYYLYIFSLFSFVLVANMVGLIFYIHYEDHSYFASPTASPIVCLALALMTTLIAHYSGVQKMGLKGYIQHSYLSPMSFMLPIKLIEEFTNTITLAFRLYGNIYAGEVLLGLIVMFSSAAGLITYILAIPLGVIWQGFSVVIGAIQAYVFCTLTMVYISHKVMKH encoded by the coding sequence ATGGAAGCAACACCAAAAGTGATTGAGATTTTTGGAGTGTCGTTTTCAGTTCCGATTTTGATTTCGTGTGGGGTTAGTGTTATACTCATTGCGCTATTTACAATATTATCGGCCAGGAAAGTGTCCATGAAGCCAGGAAAGCTACAAAATGCTTTAGAGGCTTTAATGGAATTTACAAAAGGAATTGTTAATAACGCAGTAGATGAGAAAACGGGACAAACATATTATTTATATATTTTTTCACTGTTTTCTTTTGTGTTAGTCGCCAATATGGTGGGCCTCATTTTCTATATCCATTATGAGGATCATAGTTATTTTGCAAGCCCTACTGCCAGCCCAATCGTATGTTTGGCATTGGCGTTGATGACTACATTAATCGCACATTATTCTGGCGTACAGAAGATGGGACTCAAAGGATATATTCAACATTCTTATTTAAGTCCAATGTCGTTTATGCTCCCAATTAAGTTAATTGAAGAGTTTACGAATACAATTACACTGGCTTTTCGTCTTTACGGAAATATATATGCTGGTGAAGTGTTATTAGGCTTAATCGTGATGTTCTCATCAGCAGCCGGATTAATAACGTATATTCTTGCCATTCCGTTAGGTGTAATTTGGCAAGGTTTTTCAGTTGTGATTGGAGCTATTCAAGCGTATGTATTTTGTACGTTAACGATGGTATATATCTCACATAAAGTAATGAAACATTAA
- the atpE gene encoding F0F1 ATP synthase subunit C: MTELAAAIAVVGAALAAAYGNQAVIVKTIESMTRQPELSNELRSTMFIGVALIEAMPIFAVLIALILVFVK, encoded by the coding sequence ATGACAGAATTAGCAGCAGCAATTGCAGTAGTAGGAGCAGCTTTAGCAGCAGCCTACGGGAACCAAGCAGTAATCGTAAAAACAATCGAATCAATGACTCGTCAACCAGAATTAAGCAACGAATTACGTTCAACAATGTTTATCGGGGTTGCCTTAATCGAAGCGATGCCAATCTTCGCAGTATTAATCGCTCTTATCCTTGTTTTCGTCAAATAG
- the atpF gene encoding F0F1 ATP synthase subunit B, with protein sequence MFEVMLSGNTSTVLGDTLVVLVSMTLLLFLVKYFAWDKVNAMLESRRDKISKDLDEAAEKKKAAEEIQANANEIIHKAELKGSDILNNAREAASKTQDEMIKEGKEVVSRMKAEGQREVDSMKQRAIAQVQDEIVDLSIQLASQILEKEVTKERHQEVIESFIKGLEG encoded by the coding sequence ATGTTTGAAGTAATGTTGTCAGGTAATACCAGTACCGTTTTAGGTGATACTTTGGTCGTGCTAGTTTCTATGACATTATTACTTTTCCTAGTAAAATATTTTGCTTGGGATAAAGTAAATGCAATGTTAGAGTCTCGTAGGGATAAAATCTCTAAAGATTTAGATGAAGCTGCAGAAAAGAAAAAAGCAGCGGAAGAAATTCAAGCGAATGCGAATGAAATTATTCATAAAGCAGAACTGAAGGGGAGCGATATTTTAAATAACGCTCGTGAAGCAGCATCAAAAACGCAAGATGAAATGATTAAAGAAGGTAAAGAAGTAGTCTCTCGTATGAAAGCAGAAGGGCAACGGGAAGTTGATTCAATGAAGCAACGTGCCATTGCTCAAGTACAAGATGAGATTGTGGACTTATCTATTCAACTTGCAAGTCAAATTCTTGAAAAAGAAGTGACAAAAGAAAGACATCAAGAAGTGATTGAGTCCTTCATTAAGGGGTTGGAAGGATAA
- the atpH gene encoding ATP synthase F1 subunit delta — MVKYHKDIVKEASHFYAKAKYEGHLDQVTNEIQAILDGIQNTSTFRQLMHLEHVSYDKKLAVLESTFGHLSSETQEYLATFPSEDGSMNIVEALEAFLELYNANKLEIVSAIPLTDEQIERIAIAFQNKTEKEYDSWVNTVDPSVIGGVQLKTKEFLLDGTISNKLKQFKEKVSQTGLKR; from the coding sequence ATGGTAAAATATCATAAAGATATCGTTAAAGAAGCCAGCCATTTTTATGCAAAGGCAAAATATGAAGGTCACTTAGATCAAGTAACAAATGAAATTCAAGCAATTTTAGATGGAATTCAAAATACATCTACTTTTAGACAGCTGATGCATTTGGAACATGTTTCGTATGATAAAAAATTGGCAGTTCTAGAATCAACATTTGGTCACTTATCTAGTGAAACGCAGGAGTACTTAGCGACTTTTCCGTCAGAAGATGGTTCTATGAATATCGTAGAAGCACTAGAAGCGTTTCTTGAACTTTATAACGCAAATAAATTAGAAATTGTTTCTGCAATTCCTTTAACGGATGAGCAAATTGAACGTATTGCTATTGCTTTTCAAAATAAAACAGAAAAAGAATACGATTCTTGGGTAAATACAGTTGATCCTTCTGTTATAGGCGGTGTTCAATTGAAAACCAAAGAATTTCTTTTAGATGGAACAATTTCAAATAAATTAAAACAATTCAAAGAAAAAGTTAGCCAAACTGGATTGAAGAGGTGA
- the atpA gene encoding F0F1 ATP synthase subunit alpha yields the protein MEMSNITARIRDQISSFETKEQIEEIGEVSFIGDGIARVIGLTNVMAGELVEFENGAYGMAQNLEKQDVGVIIFGSYENIHEGEPVKRTGRILDVPVGDALIGRVVDALGRPIDGLGAIETTKKRPVENEAPGVMQRQSVKQSLPTGLKVVDALVPIGKGQRELIIGDRKTGKTSIAVDTILNQKGKNTLCIYVAIGQKESTVKALVETLKRYGAMEYTTVVSASASQPAPMLYIAPYAGTAMGEEWMYQGRDVLIVYDDLSKQAAAYREISLLLRRPPGREAYPGDVFYLHSRLLERAAKLSDELGAGSLTALPIIETQAGDISAYIPTNVISITDGQIFLESDLFYSGVRPGLSAGLSVSRVGGSAQIKAMKKVSGTLRIDLASYRELEAFTQFGSDLDAATQQKLNRGKRTVEVLKQDVHQPLPIEYQVSVLFALTHGLLDAIPIDRIKSFEKALYQHLESEHRDLLNEIRDQHVISDEEKFYKVIESFKQIHLFERVQ from the coding sequence ATGGAAATGAGTAATATTACAGCGAGAATTCGTGACCAAATCTCTTCTTTTGAAACGAAAGAACAAATCGAAGAAATCGGAGAGGTTTCTTTCATTGGTGACGGAATTGCTCGTGTCATCGGCCTTACAAACGTAATGGCTGGAGAATTAGTAGAATTTGAAAATGGCGCTTATGGTATGGCACAAAACTTGGAAAAACAAGATGTGGGTGTCATCATTTTTGGTTCTTATGAGAACATTCATGAAGGAGAGCCTGTAAAACGTACAGGCCGTATTTTGGATGTTCCTGTTGGAGATGCGCTTATCGGGCGTGTTGTGGATGCGTTAGGTCGTCCAATTGACGGACTTGGTGCTATCGAAACAACAAAAAAACGTCCAGTAGAAAATGAAGCACCTGGCGTTATGCAACGTCAAAGTGTAAAACAATCATTACCTACAGGATTAAAAGTAGTCGATGCCTTAGTGCCAATCGGTAAAGGGCAACGTGAGTTAATCATTGGTGACCGTAAAACTGGTAAAACGAGCATTGCAGTGGATACGATTTTGAACCAAAAAGGTAAAAATACATTATGTATTTATGTTGCAATTGGACAAAAGGAATCTACTGTTAAAGCCCTCGTTGAAACATTAAAACGTTATGGAGCCATGGAATATACAACCGTTGTATCTGCCAGCGCTTCTCAACCAGCGCCAATGCTTTATATTGCACCATATGCAGGTACTGCAATGGGTGAAGAGTGGATGTATCAAGGTCGCGACGTGTTAATTGTGTATGATGATTTATCTAAACAAGCGGCCGCTTACCGTGAAATTTCCCTATTACTTCGTCGTCCACCAGGTCGTGAAGCATACCCAGGGGATGTATTCTACTTACACTCACGTCTACTAGAACGTGCAGCGAAATTAAGTGATGAATTAGGAGCAGGGTCATTAACAGCCTTACCAATCATCGAAACACAAGCCGGAGATATTTCTGCATATATCCCAACAAACGTAATCTCTATTACAGATGGACAAATCTTCTTAGAAAGTGACTTGTTCTACTCTGGGGTACGTCCTGGTTTATCTGCCGGATTATCTGTATCGCGTGTTGGGGGTTCTGCCCAAATTAAAGCGATGAAGAAAGTTTCTGGTACATTACGTATCGACTTAGCAAGTTACCGTGAGTTAGAAGCCTTCACACAATTTGGCTCTGACTTAGACGCGGCAACTCAACAAAAATTAAATCGTGGTAAACGTACAGTTGAAGTCTTGAAACAAGATGTTCACCAACCATTACCAATCGAATATCAAGTATCGGTTTTATTTGCTTTAACACATGGTTTATTAGATGCGATTCCAATCGATCGTATTAAATCATTTGAAAAAGCGTTATATCAACATTTAGAAAGCGAACATAGAGATTTATTGAATGAAATCCGCGATCAACATGTGATTTCGGATGAAGAGAAATTCTACAAAGTGATTGAGAGTTTCAAACAAATTCATTTATTTGAACGTGTTCAATAA